From the bacterium genome, the window CATTGATACCGATGAGGACCTCTTCAACATATCCTTCGCCCTCGTCCAGCAAAAAGGAAAGGATTATAAGGTTTCCCTCAGGCTATTCAAGAACAGGGAATGCTTCTATCCCGCAACTCCCTACGATACCTCCAATATCTTCCTTGAAATCCTTTACGGCTTTTAGCTTCAGATTATGAAAACATCAGCTTTCCGCTTCTATCCTTTTCTAATATTATCACTTTTAATCCCTTTTACGCTTCTCGGAGCGGGAGGGAAAACTTCCCCATCCGCTGAGGATTATATCCGCAAAGGCGAATATGAAAAGGCAATATCTATTTTAGAAGATGCTCTCAAAAAATCTCCTTCAGATGTAAAGCTGAAGCAAGCACTTTTCCTCTGCTACTTTCAGGTTGGGGTGAAGAAATATGAGGGAAGCGAGTTCGCCTCAGCAGGAGAATACTTCGCAAAAGCCCTGAAACTTGACCCATCTTCTTTACAAGCAAGGCAAAACTTGGCTCTATCTCTCTTCAAGCTGGGAAACCTTGAGGAAGCCAAGAGGGTGGTGGAGGAGGGATTGAAAACGGCAAAACCGGATAGGAATCTCCTCCTCATCCTTGCCCAGATTTATCAGAAGGAAGGAAACGAAGAGAAGGTCATAGCGACTTTGGAGGAAATCCACAAGAATTATCCAAAGGATAAAGAAACGGGTCTGATTCTCGCTAGGCTTTACTATTCTCAGCTTAAATTAGATAAGGCGAGACAAGTTTATCTGAAGCTTGCTGAACATTATCCCAAGGATTTAGACATTCTATCAAGCATAGCGAAGACATATGAGGATGAAGGAAGGTGGAGGGAGGCAATAGCTGAATACGAAAAAATTCTCCAAATTGACCCCAAGAATATTTTCATATATCGCAGAATGGGACGAATCTACGAAAAGGAAGGAAAATTAGAGGAGGCGATAGCCTTATATAATAGGGCTGTGGAATCGCTGAAGAACATCCCTCAATTTTATCTCTGGTTGGGAGAGCTTTTGGAAAAGAAAGGCGATGAGGATTCCGCCTTAAAAAACTTTAAAAAAGCGAGAGATTTATCAATAGAACATCCACTTCCTTACTTCAAGTTAGCTATGGCGGAAAAAGACAGCCGGGAAAGAGAGACGCTTTTGAAACAGGCGGTAAATAAAGGAGTAAGGGCATTGGAGGAAGCGGAAAAATCTCTTCTCGTTCGGATTGGAGAGGAGACGAGCTTGGAGAGCTTAAGGGGTTCACTTGAATTAGCAGAGGAGATAGAGAATATAGAGAAGACCCTACGTTTATCTTTAGATGTGTATCTTTTCCCAGAGGGTGAGAAAAGCAGTGAGAGAGCGGAGAGGGAACTGCAGAACTTGCTAAAGAGGTATCCCCGAAGCAGGATACTACTTGAATATACGGGTTTGATTTTGGAGAGCAAGGGAGAATGGGGTAAGGCTTTGGAGGTTTGGAGGAAGATTCTCCAGAGGAACCCAAGAGTGGAGAGGGCTCATTTGGGTATGGGGAAGGCTTTGGAAGCAATGGGGAAATGGGAAGAAGCAGGACGAGCTTATAAATTGGCAGTAGAGCTCAAAGAGGATGACGAGGAAGCTTTTGAAGGAATGGTAAGGATGTATGAAAAAACTGGGAAAATCGGTGTCCTTGTGGAGGAATGGGAGAGGAAAGCTAAATTCCCCTCTTATAGATATAATCTCCTTTTCTTGAATAGATTTGAAAAGCTTTTGCTGAAAGTGGGGAGGGAAAAGGAAGC encodes:
- a CDS encoding tetratricopeptide repeat protein gives rise to the protein MKTSAFRFYPFLILSLLIPFTLLGAGGKTSPSAEDYIRKGEYEKAISILEDALKKSPSDVKLKQALFLCYFQVGVKKYEGSEFASAGEYFAKALKLDPSSLQARQNLALSLFKLGNLEEAKRVVEEGLKTAKPDRNLLLILAQIYQKEGNEEKVIATLEEIHKNYPKDKETGLILARLYYSQLKLDKARQVYLKLAEHYPKDLDILSSIAKTYEDEGRWREAIAEYEKILQIDPKNIFIYRRMGRIYEKEGKLEEAIALYNRAVESLKNIPQFYLWLGELLEKKGDEDSALKNFKKARDLSIEHPLPYFKLAMAEKDSRERETLLKQAVNKGVRALEEAEKSLLVRIGEETSLESLRGSLELAEEIENIEKTLRLSLDVYLFPEGEKSSERAERELQNLLKRYPRSRILLEYTGLILESKGEWGKALEVWRKILQRNPRVERAHLGMGKALEAMGKWEEAGRAYKLAVELKEDDEEAFEGMVRMYEKTGKIGVLVEEWERKAKFPSYRYNLLFLNRFEKLLLKVGREKEAEEVRRKIEEVKKMKEEGKL